A window of Hymenobacter siberiensis genomic DNA:
ACCCAGCAGGTGGGGCAGCACCATGTCGATGAGCTGGCGGCCGAAGTCGCGGCTGGCGTTGCGGGGCAGCTCGCAGGGCAGGTTGTCCACGGCCATCTCGGTGATATTTTCCAGGCGGGAGTAGGCCGGTTCCAGCTCGCCGGTGACGGAGTTGTAGTCGAAGGCCGGGTCGGCGATGATGCTGCTACGCTTGGTGGTGGGCACCGAGCCGTTCACGTCGCAGGTCACGTCGGCAATGGTATTGATGCGGAAATCGGGCCGCCGGGTATCGGCTTCGCTGAAGAGCAGCGGGGCGGCCGGGTGCCAGTAGGCGCAGGCAATGAGCAGGTCGGTCACGGGCAGGAAGTTGCCGAACGTAGACTCGTACTCCTCGGGGTGCTGGTGGAAATCGGAGGTGTCCCACACGCGGCCGTCGCGGCGGCGGTTGTAGTCGGAGCTGCGCAGCTGCGTGTACACCGGCTCGTTGAAATTGAGGTACAGATAGTCGTACACGCTCACCCGCCGGATGCCCATGCGGTCGAGCACTTCCAGCGCGCCCTGCGCCACGCGGCCCGAGCCGGTCACGGCCATCTTAATGGGGGGCAGCTTCTTCACCTTAAAAAACTCCTCCTGCATGTCGTCCATGTCCACGCATTGGTGGGCAGGCTTCAGGTTATAGAGGCTGTGCTTTCGGCCGTAGGTGAGCAGGCCATTATAGGCCCCCACGATGCCGGCGTAGCGCCCAAAGGCCACAATGCGCTCACCCTGGGCGTTGGTCAGCCGCTCGTAGTCAATCAGGGTAATATTCTTTTCGAGCACGGCCTGCAGCAGCTTGCGGTTGGCCGGCTGCTTCTTCACGGTGTGCGAGA
This region includes:
- a CDS encoding NAD(P)-dependent oxidoreductase yields the protein MSLTIGLIREGKTPPDKRVPLTPKKCGEALSAFPGLRIVVQSSAIRSYTDQEYRDLDLEVRDDISDCDVLMGVKEVPTDQLIPNKTYLFFSHTVKKQPANRKLLQAVLEKNITLIDYERLTNAQGERIVAFGRYAGIVGAYNGLLTYGRKHSLYNLKPAHQCVDMDDMQEEFFKVKKLPPIKMAVTGSGRVAQGALEVLDRMGIRRVSVYDYLYLNFNEPVYTQLRSSDYNRRRDGRVWDTSDFHQHPEEYESTFGNFLPVTDLLIACAYWHPAAPLLFSEADTRRPDFRINTIADVTCDVNGSVPTTKRSSIIADPAFDYNSVTGELEPAYSRLENITEMAVDNLPCELPRNASRDFGRQLIDMVLPHLLGNDAEGVIARATIAKGGQLTEPYQYLRDYMAEPVRA